One genomic region from Phragmites australis chromosome 1, lpPhrAust1.1, whole genome shotgun sequence encodes:
- the LOC133887729 gene encoding uncharacterized protein LOC133887729, which translates to MFEDLRNTGDDHFCASSGVIPQSPNGGSNGGDEEVESDDDSEPEEITPSGKGKGKRPSGDDKDKGKRAKTSGGKWIEDQISKIVSLNERSTASVESMARREDNSGCSIKEVMAIVKECGAIPGTKQHFIASELFTKRAEREMFMTLDTPEDRFAWLTMKHFVKYGHV; encoded by the coding sequence ATGTTTGAAGACCTTCGTAATACAGGTGATGACCACTTTTGTGCTTCATCAGGTGTAATTCCTCAAAGTCCTAATGGTGGCTCGAATGGTGGTGATGAGGAGGTTGAGTCAGATGATGACAGTGAGCCAGAAGAAATAACACCAAGTGGCAAGGGCAAAGGCAAGAGACCTAGTGGTGATGACAAAGATAAGGGAAAAAGAGCGAAGACAAGTGGAGGCAAGTGGATAGAAGACCAAATTAGTAAAATTGTGTCCTTAAATGAGAGGTCCACAGCTTCTGTTGAGTCAATGGCAAGAAGGGAGGACAACTCAGGGTGTTCCATCAAGGAAGTAATGGCCATTGTGAAGGAGTGTGGTGCTATTCCTGGTACAAAGCAACACTTCATTGCTTCTGAATTATTCACTAAGAGAGCTGAGAGGGAGATGTTTATGACTTTGGACACTCCAGAAGACCGGTTTGCCTGGCTCACTATGAAGCACTTTGTCAAATATGGTCATGTGTAA